The Caldisericaceae bacterium DNA window ACAGAAAGGGGCGGTATCTTACTCTTGATGAAACAATTACCTACTGTAAGATAGCTACAGCACTTTTTAGAACCATCGCTATTCAACAAGAAATAGATATACTTTATCCATCCTGCGAAAAAACTCTCCTTTAAAACAATCTTTCCTCGTTTTGATAAGGCGGTCCGTGGTTTTGAAAAAATCCCAAAAATTAATTATACTTGAGTAAGGAGGTAAAAATGGAAAAAACAATTACAACTAAGGGTATTGAAAGTTTACCTGATTTTATTGTAGAAAACATAAATAACAAAATTGAGAAACTTGAAAAGTATTTTGACAACATCCAAAGGTGTAATGTTGTTGTAAGTAAAGTGCGTGGTGTATTTGAAATGGAAGTTACCATTTTTGCATCACAAAAAATAGTAAGGGCAGTAGGCAAAGGAAGTATCATTGACGAAGCTCTTGACAATGTTCTTGATAAACTTGAAGTTCAAATTAGGAAATTGAGTGACAGATTAAAGGGTAATAAAAGAATTACTAAAGAAGAACTTTTTGCTTTAGAGGAAGATGCCGAACCTAAGGATGATTTTCCTAAGATTACGAAAGTAAAAACTTTTCCTGTAAAGCCTATGAGTATAGAAGAAGCTATGTTGCAAATAGAACTTTTAGGGCACGATTTTTATATCTTTAGAGATGAAGAAACAAATGAAATCAATGTGCTCTACAAAAGAAAGGATGGTAACTACGGTTTAATAAGGCCGCAATAATATGATCTTAGATTTTTTAGACCCAGTAAAGAGAAATCTTAAAAGATACAGTGAAATTGTAAACAAAATTAACGAAAAGGAATCGGATATTGCTTCTCTATCAAACGAGGAGCTTTCAAAAAAAACCGAATTATTTAAAAAAAGACTTGAAAATGGGGAAAAGGAAGAAGGTTTTTTAGTTGAAGCATTTGCAACGGTAAGGGAAGTTGCAAAAAGAACAATTCAACTTAGACATTTTGACGTTCAAC harbors:
- the raiA gene encoding ribosome-associated translation inhibitor RaiA, whose translation is MEKTITTKGIESLPDFIVENINNKIEKLEKYFDNIQRCNVVVSKVRGVFEMEVTIFASQKIVRAVGKGSIIDEALDNVLDKLEVQIRKLSDRLKGNKRITKEELFALEEDAEPKDDFPKITKVKTFPVKPMSIEEAMLQIELLGHDFYIFRDEETNEINVLYKRKDGNYGLIRPQ